In one window of Anthonomus grandis grandis chromosome 11, icAntGran1.3, whole genome shotgun sequence DNA:
- the LOC126742348 gene encoding uncharacterized protein LOC126742348 encodes MNFLNMLRGRIAFFLLIAVLIREGGFSEVGKNGDYIINTNKCKIPNLPLFSPELNLTRGPRVNCTNFNPLLTYVKDQKLYINQEAVQKYFENSSSIKCCYTNIYRKENRSDPDTGVTVSSCWQFNHSVELQHDLIWVSCTTFNDFHPLLNNFPVTPIYENIHQVIQMKEPLRIKAKRLKKSNTKKPINVLMVVIDSVARLNFIRTMPLTYNFVMDNGFYEMTGYNKVADNTFPNAMAFLTGLNLNDALDVCKPTEITGLNNCPFIWNKYRDAGYATAYGEDWSSLATFNYFKKGFKDPPTDYYFKPYMDAIAYLKQEYQDTMPFCAGPETQGDRILNLAYDFAYKLKSLPTFGLFWMNTFSHNNIRTPATMDVNVKEFFQKLKDSQILDESIVILISDHGVRFGDIINTTRGFYELRLPMHYISLPPWFKQQYPLETKNLKDNSKKLISNYDLYMTLQHILKLSGANYSINSCWACRQCRSFFEYIPDDRSCAEAGIPGKWCTCNVRLSDKSDKDY; translated from the exons GAGACTACATAATAAACACCAACAAATGCAAAATCCCTAACTTACCGTTATTCTCACCTGAGTTAAACCTCACCAGAGGACCGCGAGTTAACTGCACCAACTTTAATCCACTTTTAACATACGTTAAGGATCAAAAGCTTTATATAAACCAAGAAGCCGTCCAGAAGTATTTTGAAAACTCTAGCAGTATTAAATGTTGCTACACTAATATTTATAGAAAGGAAAACCGTTCGGATCCAGATACAGGAGTAAC AGTGTCTTCTTGCTGGCAATTCAACCACTCAGTAGAACTCCAGCATGACCTAATCTGGGTATCCTGTACCACTTTCAACGACTTTCATCCTCTCCTAAACAATTTTCCAGTCACCCCGATATACGAAAATATCCATCAAGTAATTCAGATGAAAGAACCACTCAGAATCAAAGCAAAGAGACTAAAGAAATCAAATACTAAAAAACCAATTAACGTCTTAATGGTGGTGATAGACTCTGTGGCCAGATTGAATTTTATAAGAACAATGCCTTTAACCTACAATTTCGTTATGGATAATGGTTTTTACGAAATGACTGGATATAATAAGGTGGCAGACAATACTTTTCCGAATGCCATGGCTTTTTTGACCGGATTAAACTTGAATGATGCTTTGGACGTTTGCAAGCCAACAGAAATTACGGGGTTGAACAATTGTCCTTTTATATG GAACAAATATCGAGATGCAGGTTATGCCACTGCTTATGGCGAAGATTGGTCATCGCTAGCCACATTTAACTACTTTAAAAAGGGATTTAAAGACCCACCTACTGACTACTATTTCAAGCCGTACATGGACGCTATTGCTTATCTAAAACAGGAATATCAGGATACCATGCCATTTTGTGCTGGACCTGAGACACAAg gaGATCGAATACTGAACTTGGCCTACGATTTTGCTTATAAACTGAAAAGCCTTCCAACCTTCGGACTGTTCTGGATGAACACTTTTAGCCACAATAACATACGCACTCCTGCAACTATGGATGTTAATGTAAAAGAGTTTTTCCAGAAATTGAAAGATTCCCAAATACTTGACGAGAGTATTGTTATCCTTATAAGTGATCACGGAGTGAGATTTGGTGATATCATTAACACCACCAGGGGGTTCTATGAGCTCAGACTGCCCATGCACTACATATCCTTACCACCATGGTTCAAACAACAATATCCATTGGAAACTAAGAATCTTAAAGATAATTCTAAGAAGTTGATCAGCAATTATGATCTCTATATGACTTTGCAGCATATCCTAAAACTCTCTGGAGCAAATTATAGTATTAATTCTTGTTGGGCTTGCAGGCAGTGTAGGTCGTTCTTTGAGTATATTCCTGATGATCGCAGTTGTGCTGAAGCTG gtatCCCAGGAAAGTGGTGCACCTGCAATGTAAGATTGAGTGATAAAAGTGATAAGGATTATTAA